The following proteins come from a genomic window of Gordonia westfalica:
- the trxA gene encoding thioredoxin, whose amino-acid sequence MGPEKVKCPNCGKVNNVPAAGEGKPRCGNCHQSLPWIAAAGDGDFPEVAEKSSVPVLVDLWATWCAPCRMVSPALEQLATERAGQIKLVKVDVDAAPQMAERFTVRAVPTLLVMNRGEVLARQAGAAPVRQLRTWLDETLPEDADKNAES is encoded by the coding sequence ATGGGACCCGAAAAGGTGAAGTGCCCGAACTGCGGCAAAGTCAACAATGTGCCGGCGGCCGGGGAAGGAAAACCCCGCTGCGGGAACTGCCACCAATCGCTTCCCTGGATCGCCGCGGCCGGGGACGGTGACTTTCCGGAGGTTGCCGAGAAGTCCTCGGTGCCTGTACTCGTCGATCTCTGGGCGACGTGGTGCGCGCCGTGCCGCATGGTCAGCCCGGCGCTCGAGCAGCTCGCCACAGAACGTGCGGGTCAGATCAAGCTGGTCAAGGTCGACGTCGATGCTGCTCCCCAGATGGCCGAACGGTTCACCGTCCGCGCCGTACCAACACTGCTGGTAATGAACCGGGGTGAAGTCCTTGCACGTCAAGCTGGCGCAGCCCCGGTTCGCCAGCTGCGCACGTGGCTGGATGAGACACTCCCGGAAGATGCAGACAAGAACGCTGAATCATGA
- a CDS encoding UBP-type zinc finger domain-containing protein: MTFVHQADPHVTAIRAVMPRTPQGCEECLRLGTPWVHLRLCLTCGHVGCCDSSPGKHASAHARVIGHPIVQSLEPGEDWRWCYVDQNFV; encoded by the coding sequence ATGACCTTTGTTCATCAGGCGGACCCACACGTGACCGCCATCCGGGCCGTCATGCCCCGGACCCCGCAGGGTTGCGAGGAATGTCTTCGCCTCGGCACCCCGTGGGTGCATCTGCGCCTTTGCCTGACGTGCGGACACGTCGGTTGTTGCGACTCCTCGCCCGGCAAGCACGCAAGCGCACACGCTCGCGTCATCGGCCATCCGATCGTCCAGTCGCTGGAACCCGGTGAAGATTGGCGCTGGTGTTATGTCGACCAGAACTTCGTCTGA
- a CDS encoding FAD-dependent oxidoreductase: protein MSTRTSSEDATPARGTLAVDDETPDDAGAFPRLTDEQVATLEVGGTRRSVHTGEVLITEGTPSREFFVIISGRVAVIDEGDSDGGRRVLRVHGPGRFLGELGLLEGQMAFFTAEAIEDGEVLVVPAARVRELVAHDQVLSDLILRAYLVRRHLLIGLGAGFRIIGSCYSPDTLRLREFAMRNRLPHRWIDLEQDQRAEQLLRSLHVAPEDTPVVIWHGERVLRNPTNAELARIVGLAVPDESQDVFDLVVVGAGPAGLAASVYGASDGLNTVTLESMAAGGQASTSSRIENYLGFPAGVSGSELAERAVIQAGKFGARVLVSAEVTGFESEGGNHVLRLADGGAVRGRAVVLATGARYRKLTVPGIEALEGTSVYYAATHQEAQMCATDPVGIVGGGNSAGQATVFLAEQVSHVHLLIRGDDLGKSMSRYLVDQIEQHPRVTVHRNTEVRAVHGTKYLDGLGVEDNRTGAQDTIQARALFVFIGATPQTAWLADAIALDDHGFVLTGKDAVHIHRDGHRSTSAEPSRTLETSRPGLFAAGDVRRSSVKRVASAVGEGAMAVRQIHEYFAGR from the coding sequence ATGTCGACCAGAACTTCGTCTGAGGACGCCACACCCGCCCGTGGGACTCTGGCGGTCGACGACGAGACACCGGACGATGCAGGAGCATTCCCACGCTTGACAGACGAACAAGTCGCAACGCTCGAGGTCGGTGGCACCCGCCGATCGGTGCACACCGGCGAGGTTCTGATCACAGAAGGCACGCCCAGCCGCGAATTCTTCGTCATCATCTCCGGAAGGGTCGCAGTCATCGACGAAGGCGACAGTGACGGCGGACGCCGCGTATTGCGCGTGCATGGACCCGGCCGATTCCTGGGCGAACTCGGACTACTCGAAGGCCAGATGGCGTTCTTCACCGCCGAGGCCATCGAGGACGGCGAGGTGCTCGTCGTCCCGGCCGCACGCGTGCGCGAACTTGTGGCCCACGACCAAGTGCTCAGCGATCTCATCCTGCGGGCCTACCTTGTTCGCCGGCACCTACTCATCGGCCTCGGAGCCGGTTTCCGGATCATCGGCTCCTGCTATTCACCGGACACGTTGCGGCTTCGCGAGTTCGCAATGCGAAATCGATTACCGCACAGGTGGATCGATCTGGAGCAGGACCAGCGGGCCGAGCAGTTGCTGCGGAGCTTGCACGTCGCGCCCGAGGACACTCCCGTCGTGATCTGGCATGGCGAGAGGGTGCTGCGCAATCCGACGAACGCGGAACTCGCCCGAATCGTCGGGCTTGCGGTCCCGGACGAGTCCCAGGACGTGTTCGACCTCGTCGTCGTGGGTGCCGGACCGGCCGGGCTGGCCGCGTCGGTATACGGCGCCTCAGACGGATTGAACACGGTGACACTGGAGTCGATGGCCGCAGGCGGGCAGGCCAGTACCTCCTCTCGGATCGAGAACTACTTGGGCTTCCCGGCAGGGGTGTCCGGCTCAGAACTGGCTGAGCGGGCGGTGATCCAGGCCGGCAAGTTCGGTGCCCGCGTCCTGGTGTCGGCGGAGGTGACCGGTTTCGAATCCGAGGGCGGGAATCATGTGCTTCGACTCGCGGACGGCGGCGCTGTTCGGGGACGAGCCGTCGTGCTGGCCACCGGGGCGCGGTACCGCAAGCTGACGGTTCCGGGGATCGAGGCACTGGAGGGGACCAGCGTGTACTACGCCGCGACCCACCAAGAAGCACAGATGTGCGCGACCGACCCGGTGGGAATCGTGGGTGGCGGGAACTCCGCCGGCCAAGCCACTGTGTTTCTCGCCGAGCAGGTCTCCCACGTCCACCTGCTCATCCGCGGGGACGATCTCGGGAAGAGCATGTCCCGATATCTGGTCGACCAGATCGAACAGCACCCGCGCGTCACCGTGCACCGAAACACCGAGGTGCGGGCGGTCCACGGCACCAAATACCTGGACGGGCTCGGCGTCGAAGACAATCGCACAGGCGCCCAAGACACGATCCAGGCGCGCGCACTGTTCGTCTTCATCGGGGCGACGCCGCAGACCGCGTGGCTGGCTGATGCGATCGCACTCGACGACCACGGCTTCGTCCTCACGGGCAAGGACGCGGTCCACATCCACAGAGACGGTCACCGGTCTACCAGCGCCGAGCCATCCAGGACGCTCGAGACCAGCCGCCCCGGATTGTTCGCGGCGGGCGACGTCCGCCGCAGCTCGGTGAAACGGGTCGCATCGGCAGTCGGCGAGGGAGCCATGGCGGTACGCCAGATCCACGAGTACTTCGCCGGACGCTGA
- a CDS encoding GAF domain-containing sensor histidine kinase: MTARRLRETLDALATHGADDPDLLRQLLEAVLVVGQGVELDRALQRIVEVAAGLVDAQYGALGVRGPDGGLSEFVHIGITEVQRATMGHLPVGRGVLGLLIDDPRLHRIHDLGAHPTSVGFPPNHPPMHTFLGAPILVRGEVFGSIYLTEKRSADDFSEVDETVVAVLAVAAGIAIDNAGLFERARTRHRWMQVLARRGSEPLAGIALSDTMSRMCADVADLVGAVDVYLLTELDGEVELRGHTGDRVEIDTFTAPPANALTVLRSGSIAPSLVRRGARWTSVQPLQRASGAFGWMLITHRNRPYWDEEEIAGLAGVAEIASLAVVYAEQQQIARDLEVLEDRHRIARDLHDHVIQRLFAVGMSVQTLLAGSTDPAAATARLEQIMTDLDRTIAQIRTSIFDLQTVTANADGSTLRRRVLDIVSELSGHASISPSVQFDGPVDTVVPDTLGPHIDAVLREGLSNALRHAQADHIEVSVRADDVLTVEITDDGVGIGTDVTYRGLENLTRRAEDCDGTFSVMTRPRGNRDEGGTTLTWSVPLIG, translated from the coding sequence ATGACGGCGCGCAGACTGCGTGAGACCCTCGACGCGCTGGCCACCCACGGCGCCGACGACCCCGACCTGCTGCGCCAGCTGCTCGAAGCCGTACTCGTCGTCGGGCAGGGCGTGGAACTCGACCGCGCGCTGCAACGCATCGTCGAAGTGGCCGCCGGTCTGGTCGACGCCCAGTACGGTGCGCTGGGCGTGCGCGGTCCCGACGGGGGCCTGAGCGAGTTCGTGCACATCGGGATCACCGAGGTGCAGCGGGCGACGATGGGACACCTGCCGGTGGGGCGGGGCGTGCTGGGCCTGCTGATCGACGACCCGCGACTGCACCGCATCCACGACCTCGGCGCACATCCGACGTCGGTCGGGTTCCCGCCGAACCACCCGCCCATGCACACCTTCCTCGGTGCGCCGATCCTGGTGCGCGGCGAGGTGTTCGGCAGCATCTACCTCACCGAGAAACGCTCGGCGGACGACTTCTCCGAGGTCGACGAGACGGTCGTCGCCGTGCTCGCGGTGGCGGCGGGCATCGCCATCGACAACGCCGGACTCTTCGAGCGTGCGCGTACCCGGCATCGCTGGATGCAGGTGCTGGCCCGACGCGGTTCGGAACCGCTGGCCGGTATCGCCTTGTCGGACACCATGTCCCGGATGTGTGCCGATGTCGCCGACCTGGTCGGCGCGGTCGATGTGTACCTGCTCACCGAACTCGACGGTGAGGTGGAATTGCGCGGCCACACCGGTGACCGGGTCGAGATCGACACCTTCACCGCACCGCCGGCGAACGCGCTGACCGTCCTCCGCTCGGGCTCGATCGCGCCGTCGCTGGTGCGCCGCGGCGCCCGGTGGACGTCGGTGCAACCGCTGCAGCGGGCGTCGGGGGCCTTCGGCTGGATGCTCATCACGCACCGGAATCGTCCGTACTGGGACGAGGAGGAGATCGCCGGGCTGGCCGGTGTCGCCGAGATCGCGTCCCTCGCGGTCGTCTACGCCGAACAGCAGCAGATCGCCCGCGACCTGGAGGTGCTCGAGGACCGCCACCGCATCGCCCGCGACCTGCACGACCATGTCATCCAGCGGCTCTTCGCCGTCGGCATGTCGGTGCAGACCCTGCTCGCCGGATCGACCGATCCGGCCGCGGCCACCGCGCGTCTCGAGCAGATCATGACCGATCTCGACCGCACGATCGCGCAGATCCGGACCTCGATCTTCGATCTGCAGACGGTGACGGCCAATGCCGACGGTTCGACGCTGCGTCGTCGCGTCCTCGACATCGTCTCCGAGCTGTCCGGGCACGCGTCGATCTCGCCGAGCGTCCAGTTCGACGGTCCCGTCGACACCGTGGTGCCGGACACGCTGGGGCCGCACATCGATGCGGTGCTGCGTGAAGGGCTCAGCAACGCGCTGCGGCATGCGCAGGCCGACCACATCGAGGTGTCGGTGCGTGCCGACGACGTGCTGACGGTCGAGATCACCGACGACGGCGTCGGGATCGGCACCGACGTCACCTACCGCGGTCTGGAGAACCTGACCCGGCGCGCCGAAGACTGCGACGGCACGTTCAGCGTGATGACCCGCCCGCGCGGCAACCGGGACGAGGGCGGGACGACGCTCACCTGGTCGGTACCACTGATCGGCTGA
- the cobO gene encoding cob(I)yrinic acid a,c-diamide adenosyltransferase, whose product MPQGVPASVPDDGLTTRQRRNSPVLAVHTGDGKGKSTAAFGMAMRAWNAGMRVAVFQFVKSAKWKVGEESALLALGQCHADTGVGGPVEWHKMGQGWSWLRANSEHADDHAEAARAGWTEIARRLDGGEHDFYVLDEFTYPLDWGWIDTDEVVETLARRPGRQHVIITGRRAPQKLIDASDLVTEMRKIAHPMDAGRKGQKGIEW is encoded by the coding sequence GTGCCCCAAGGGGTTCCCGCCTCGGTTCCCGACGACGGCTTGACCACGCGTCAGCGTCGCAACTCACCGGTGCTCGCCGTTCACACCGGTGACGGCAAAGGGAAGTCGACGGCTGCCTTCGGGATGGCGATGCGCGCCTGGAACGCCGGGATGCGGGTCGCCGTCTTCCAGTTCGTGAAGAGCGCCAAGTGGAAGGTCGGGGAGGAGTCGGCGTTGCTGGCCCTCGGACAGTGCCACGCCGACACCGGCGTGGGTGGTCCGGTGGAGTGGCACAAGATGGGCCAGGGGTGGTCGTGGTTGCGGGCCAACTCCGAGCACGCCGACGATCACGCCGAAGCGGCACGAGCCGGCTGGACCGAGATCGCCCGCCGGCTCGACGGCGGTGAACACGACTTCTACGTCCTCGACGAGTTCACCTATCCGCTCGACTGGGGCTGGATCGACACCGACGAGGTCGTCGAGACGCTCGCCCGACGCCCCGGACGCCAGCACGTGATCATCACCGGTCGCCGGGCGCCGCAGAAACTCATCGACGCATCGGACCTCGTCACCGAGATGCGCAAGATCGCTCATCCGATGGATGCCGGCCGCAAGGGCCAGAAGGGTATCGAGTGGTGA